Sequence from the Cucumis sativus cultivar 9930 chromosome 1, Cucumber_9930_V3, whole genome shotgun sequence genome:
tgacggttCACCAAACACCTACTACCTGGACATTGTAGTCACTTCTTGAACCtagttaacctagttttatgagcatGCGTGAGAGATGAGAGGTAATAAAACTGGTTTATCACCTACACATCATATgtttaaattcaatataaagGTTATGCTCGGATGTTTCACTTAGACTTAGGTTTTTTTAAGTTAGCCTAAATAAAATCCGAAAGTATTAAAAAACCCTTAAAACCATTACAAATCACTTCAACAAGAGATAAGTAGTATACTTTTAGCTCTAGTGTCTCTAAGAGTTCACATCGTGAGGTGCAGGGCTTTGGGTCGTGCATAGGAGCGAACTCCCTTCAGAAagtgtttgcatggatcaaTATCAAGGTGAATAGGAGAACTAAttcatagtaagtgggtgaGGAATATGTTACAACATATTTcacggtctcttccattaggtCCTACCGTGAGATTCCTATAATGTGCTTGGCTTGTCTTCCCTAGAGCGACGTTTCCTTCCAAGGGTCGTATTATAGAATTCATAACACCTCGAACTCCAAATATGGATAGGTTTTCAAAGATCAATTTTCATATTGGCTTTTCTCTTTTGGGAGCATGTTTGATAAGAATCACGATGTTCCATACAAATTAATAACAAGATCGAAAACATCAAAGATTCAccaatcattaatttttaatgtaCAAGAATGGATAGGAGTGGTTCATCCTCAATTTTATGTGCCACATACTGAGACAAGAGATGAAGAACCATTTGAAGGATTGAATGTCAATATTTTCGTAGTTGAAGCGGACTATCAGGTAGACATTAAGCTTTCATGAAACCAACAATTTGATGACCTCATAATTTACTTAATACcacatttttattgtattttcatatgttttaatttgacaAGTTAGGGTAACTATTAGTATTAAAGATGGTGGTTGGAAGATAGAAAGCTTgattaatgttttcttttactttttggtattttcattaattaggATAGAATCTCTACAAGGCTATGTAATGCCTTTATCCTTCCATTTATAAAAACAAGACTTTTGATGAATGCTATTTGAAATCTCATTTTGAGAGTTTTCCCTTAATTTACAATTATTGTGATAGAATGCATTCAAGCCATTCAATCTAACATTGATCAAGTTTGATTGTGGAGTGACTTAATTTAGAACAAGATGTCAAAATCTTGCTTCTAGATCTTTGATCTAAGAGGTAATCTAATcctaactttcttttaattgatCTAAATTAGTATAACGAGGTGTtagtttcttatttcaaaGTTTCTTACTACATTAATAGCTTTGATCTTTGGATTAATGTAAACGTGAGATTTTCCTTGGATTCTTTGCTATTGCCATATAATATAAGAGATAGAATTTAAGTTGGCGAGGAAAAATGACAATGCTTTTAGTTCAAGTTGTGTTAggtattttggattttttcataaaaaagaggtaaaagagaaataaaaagaagatggaattttgtttattaatatttatatatttagcattcagaaagaaaaagaaaagaaaaagaaaagaaaaagaaaggaagagaagaaagttaatttaaaataggttttttttttaaaaaaaagagaaggtgAAAGGGGTTATTaagttgttttcatttttaaccCTAAACTCCACCGCCAAAATTTCTTCTCCCAtttctcatcattttttttttggttcaacAACTTGAGAGCTGAGTCGAGGGAGGATTTGAGAAGATTGGAAGCAAATATTCTGCACTTTGGAGAGTCAAGAAGATAGAAAATTGCAAGCTCAAGTCATTTTTCATGACAGTTTGAATTCACACAGacatcttttgatttttgtgttGGTTTGAGCTGAtcaagaagaattaaaatgtgaggtttgttttgtttgaaagattATTCAATTTCCAACAAGTTTTGCGAAGGAAGCTTAAGAAAATTCTGATGTTAGATTAGTGTTTTTCGAAAAGGCATTTAGGTCTCCGTTGGGTGTGGGAAATTGTAAAGCCTCTggttttttgggtttttcAAATTGTACAACGCATGTTAGAAGCTCTATTAGGtatggttgaaatttttattaaattttatacaacATTCATGGAGAACTCGTGAGCCAAAAATGATTGGAATTCAGCTTAGTTTCAGAAACAAGACAAAGGTTAGCAGAAGACCCGATTTTGGACTACCTCTGTTACGGGTGATTTATGTAGTAATCTATTAGGAATTTcgttttatttcttcaaattaagTTGTAGAGGAGTTCAAAGCGAAgattttaatcattttggtGAAGTATTGAGAAAGTTATGATTATTTGGAGTAGTGGCGTTCAATTTGGAAAATGTTCATTTATACCtaagtttaaaattgatgGATGTTATCTTTTGTGTTGTCATCTTAAGTTTAGTATAAGATACAAGACTAAATAAAGGTTTGACGCttaattttggtttgtttgatAGGCCAAGATGAAATCGGTCGAATCTACACACTAGGGAACTAACCTAAGGTACTAAgtgaaacaaatttcaaaactaatttactAAGTgacaaacaaatttcaaaacaaatttctaaactattatttatGATTGTGTTTCTATGTTTGAatctaattttgtaaataatacattatttCTATGAATAGTTTCAGGTACACGAGGTTTTTATGATGAAATCTATATATAGGCACATTATTATCTACTTTCTGAAAAGTAGTTAAAATAGTATCGTTTTAagcaaatattaatttttttttagatgtttAGTTTTCTACAAACAATCTGAGTAAGCTTGAGTTTTACAAAAGATAAAGATAACATacatgttttaatattttcatatgaatttttgagatttttgttAACTTGACTGAGATGTTAAGCTCGAGGCCATATCGTGCTGTGTGCACACATGTTAGATTTTGTTGTTAACTTTAAGTGTATTCCATAACAACGATGCTGTCATGAGTGTTGAACGGGTCTCACTACATCGTAGAGCTAGTAAACGTTAGTTGTACTGGACGTGCCCTACACAACGTACATTTTGTCACGatagttaaaataattaatatgctTGATATacctttctatttttcaatgGCAAACTTGTTGAATATTTGAGAATGCTGTTATTAGTACATGTttgtatttaaagttttttgagAAAGCTGTTATTAGTACATGTTTGTATTTAAAGTTTTGagtaaacaaatttgaatgtgTAAGGTTTTCTCATGTGCTCTGGATTCCAAATTTACAGTTTAAACTTAGTCATTCACTGAGCTTTATAGCTTACTCTTccaaaatgtttcttttccatttttcaagtAAAGATCAAGCTCCTGGTGCCTGATAGACTATCTTAGTTTGCTGAAAGCTCCCAATTTGTTAGCCAGTACGTGGGTGGAGTTGTACATTGAGTCTGTTTtgttatgtgtatatataggcGTTTGTAAGATTTAGATAATTTCTTTTGGTGTTGTTATTGTGTAAACTTTTGTTGGATATCCTTTTAGTTATGTTGTCTTCATTAAGTTTAAGGGCTAAATGGGTTATTTCAGGACTGCATTTCATGTATGTTTATGGATTATCTAGGTTTCATTGTGTTGTGCTCACATAGTATGTTTATCAAGTTCAAGAGTTACTAGGGTCAACAAGTATCGTTAAAGCAAAGCAATGTTAATCGGCTTCACTTTGTTTTCTGGGCTAAGCTAGCAGGTAACTTGGGAGGGGGTGTGACAATTGAGGATTAGaattttcttatcatttgGCATCAGAGCATAGGTTTCATCTTTATGGCCAACTCTAGAATTGAttctatctttctttcttgcaaACTTTTAGTTCTAGTTCTTAGCTTCATTTTATCGGTTCTTGTCTTTTCATTAATCGTTCTTCATATCTTTATCTTACTTCAAtcttattactttttatattttcaaaagaaatttatgaagaaaagtaaaagaaaaaagaaaaaaaagaataaagaagttgagaaaaaaaattgttcttgcaactataaaaaaaccaattgTGATTAATctttatttgtaataaaaaatttcataattgaGTTATTACATTAACTCTTTCTATGTTTCTTCCATTCCATAAGTCTATTGGATGATCATTTGAATATCTTTTCACCTTcctatcattaattttttaaaactctcAAATATGTGACTTTCAAACTTCCttcttatcttttattttctttctccttgCAAATTATCGATTTTCACTTTGTGCCCTTTCAACAAACTTTTAGATCAGTCTCTTAACTTCAATTTCCAAGAGGCAGtttatcaaattcatttcttaaaaTCTTTCTATTTGCAAATCAATTTCCATGTTTTGTTTAATCTGAAAATTGTGTTTTTCCAATGTTTgaacctttcaatttttttttttttttgttctttttgtggTTGCCTTCAGTCTTACTTATATTGAATTATCCACTATTTCAAGTATCGCATAGGCCTATCCAATACCATAAATTAGCTACCTTTCAAAACAGTCTACCTTTTGTGTGCAAACATGAGTGTTCCCGAGTGAACAAATAGTGAGTTGAGTGTGTGAGATCCTTTTTAGTTAGAAAGAATGTTCgatcaagaaaaaaatcgttgTTTTGCCTACAACTATGATGCTCAATTTTGGGAAGACTTTACGTTGTGAGTTGGTTAACATACAACAATCCATTTACATGCCTAAGGAAGAAGTTTCGAAAGTCAACAATACAAAATCTTTTCGAAAAAGATTGGTTGAATTAAATCAATCAGTTGAGTACTTATGTACATTAACTCAATAGTTGAATTTATGcgaccaaaatttgaaaaaggttAGTGTACCTACAGAAATTAGGCATATTGTTGTGGTAAAGAATTATATGAGTTTATTGTAACATTTAATCCTGAAGTTCATGTTGATGTGGGTGagttagagaaaaaagaggcaaaaaaaagaaaaagaaaaaagacacgtagtttgattgaaaatgaatatttcaagaaaaagtGTGAGAATGAAAAGCGTGAGGATAGTTTATGGcctagagagaaaaatgaaagaaaagttgaaaagcAAAGCAATTGTGAGAGAGTTAGTGAGGttaaatctattttattttcaaaacaaaatatttttgatcTTATATACAAAAGAACTTGTTTCCTAACTGTTGAGCTCAACTCATGTTTTTCTATTGCTTCTTTTGAGTTCTTACAGGAGGCCAAGATTGTTGGAATTtgttgtcctaaaactcgtagtttgtaatcatattctgttcaataaagttgttattgagaaattaaatatgataatcttaaatccaataaatcaagttccaagacTATTTTcgaataaacttgaactttatgtgtaaacataaacgttgatcaagttcgagtatatagcctaaatagtctatagtatatgaataaaggtttgacgccttatttagagaaactatggatgcggcccactttgtagtacaaacgaggtgatcctgaatcgttcatgtagagacataaaagtgggggcatcctatgtaaagtgtttacataagactgaaccatgaattagtcttttttacgttataacaccgtttactgtttaaaactgactatctcgattattgatgacctaggtaacttaatcttaatcctgagttaactatgaactcttgttcatATGAcattatccttagatctgcataggtaaGGGTAGCTCATCAACATTACGTTGGTCCAATAAGGCTCccatttcaagggtaagatcgggtAGATAGCTGGGGAAATAGGGTGCAAGACGGAATTCACTACCCACTTTAgagttagtagataggttatTCTCTTAAggactgaatccaagtcttgaacaaggggaccccaccctctcattggcccgagagggagTCGATTTgtaggttgaaccttaaactaattgtttaatagtggatcagtgggacttaaggagcaagatgttgTTTTTGGtgtaaaacggtattttgactCAGTCAAGGTTATGAtcaacctgtgaaggattaacttactgatcaTGGTTAtctcaaatggacacaaatataccTATAGTGAaaggagtgcaactacgggtctttagtggaatgacccgtgAGTTAAAGAATGTTGATTAGCTCagtctaaaagagtttagtcAGTTAATCTCAGATCACtagagcccatgatctataggtccattaggttcccctaCTAGCTCATATAGAATAAACTTAAACAGTATGATAGAATGAGTCAAATTGTTCGATTTAGGTGAGAAGAGAGAAATCGACAAGTATATGTGATGTAGTCATCGGTTATCAAATTAGagatagagctttatgtttaaatgagaTTTACATACTAAAGATATGAATACAGATTCATACTCAGAAGCTCGAAAATAATGGAAATAGttaaagttgtaaaaagtcaaaatgttgacttttgactttgaaaagtcaaactttgacccacaatatattcaaatatgatttagattttgaaaaattgaatgcAAATTCATGCTCGAGAGGGCAAAATTAGTAAAGATgaacaaatgataaaaagcCAAAATGATGACTTTAGGTTTGAAAAAGTCAAATTCtgaattttgacttttgaccaaatgaccattttaccctttgaataaagttaatgaaaaaatccaacattttgttggataatcccactaactctaaTAGGCTAGGTGTTGTCTTTTGATGAAGACAAAAAGTCCACTAGAGAAAGTGAACTTTGAGTTGTTGGGCTTTAGAGCatgaatttttcttataaataggTCATTTCAACTCATTTGATGGGTTGGACTACTTGGGCTCTCTCaagaaatttaatagaaaattgcaattgatgactattttagcaataagaattaaggatatagcaacattttaaaaaaattgcaaatatagtaaaactattactgatagacttgtatcgctgatagactttatatgatatatcagtgatagaccaatatttacaacatggtctatcagtgatacacttatatcattgatagaatttgacaaattttgctatatttgcaaattttttaaaattgtgttttaattgctaaatttgcaactatcccaaaTTTAATCACTTTTATCTCAacttatttaagaaaaaaaaaaagaaatagaaagcccaaaattttctccatttccatttctctctcgtgattttttcttctaatggGTCCCATGACCCGATTATCAGTTCAGAGGATAGTAGGCCAACCATAGTGGTTGttcgaaaaaaaaattgaagcttTGAATGTAGGTATTCTCAAAActctaatttcaatttattttttttgttgagggtttatttgttaattaagtGTAATTAGGGTAGAATTTTGATCCATTTTTCTGTTGTGCATGTCTAATTTTTATCAGTATGATAATCTTGAAGTAAGAGGTTCAATCCCCACATCCCACATATtgtcaaaaaaagaaaaaataagaataaattttcaatttccttgagtgaatgaaaaaattgttgttgaacaataatacattttatgataaatatatttggtaatttaaaacatatttatttgaaatactTGAAATCTTTCATAATTCTGTTGTGTTTAGATTAAgagaataaaacaaattttctttctaaaaccCAAATGATTGATTTGGTTCGGAATTGTTATATATAGTAAGAAACTTATAATAACATTATCACACGTtattctagttttttttagaaaaaaacctttaattttaataatatataaaataaaaaataaaaaaatgtcttaaAGGACAAAagagagtgaagaagaaaacccaTCACTGTGAACGAGTATATTTAATGGACATAAAATAATGGTGAGAATAGCTTATTTCCATGTctaaactacaaaattttgtACCAAACAAAGGCATGGTAAGTCATACCTATTCTCATCCTTATTCCCATTCCAATTCCTTTTAGGAAATTTGGATATGAtaacattttgagaatatgatatagcaattataatacattgttttagaattttgcaaatatgacaaaaaatattacttctctatcttaaatttgttattattcttaaattacCCTTCAACAACTTatgtcttaatcttaatctttttaatgctcgactcattatttatttattctcccactttttaaggctttaattatttgtttattcttatactaaaaaaaatatttattatttctgtcttaattttatttttagaatataaatagTACAAAAATTGCAgtatgaaatataatggttATTGATcggagtaatttaacttcgtttgtgatttttttttttttttacttttttcgatgtgtattttgagttgaatctgattctaaattattttattttatttttttacattaattttgttttagttttactttgtctcagtttTGTAAATTAGTGTTGTGAtatattagttggttaatatacttactatgtgattttttattttttcaaatttcatgcagttcaataaaatattattaagtatataaatgaTACAACTcaatgtatcattatcaagtatatcaacaatatattgttaaagcatatcaataaagtgaatcattatcaagtatatgaaccAAGTTTATAAGTGTATACCAAtaatatatcaagtgtataagtaggacttcaagcatattaagtgcatttaatcaatcaattgtataagtgatTATACTAAATGTATTTGGCATCAAACATATGTTAGTAATGTTTCTTGTGTGTATCAAAAGGTATCGAGTGTATAAAAAAGTATCAGGTGCATTAAGTGTATCAATTAAATGCATCgggtgtatcaagaagtataaAGTGTATCAAAAGATAATAGatgtatcagacgtgtataatgtgtatcaaacgtatattagtaacgatgacattttacctcttgatgtaTGGACTGAACttcgtttttgtcatttttgtaaataataatgtgTGTGCGGTGGACTTTGCCAAGtatcattttcttccattcttcaAATTGGCATGGAGGTCAAGTATACCCCATTTTGGGTGGAGCGTGACTCTAAGTGTGTGgtgaaaaatattgattggatgtctttttctttttctctctcttcttatGGTGCATTTTCTCTCCGTTGGTTGTCTCCTTTTCCCAAAGACGCTAGCGTGAGTCTAATTTGGATAATGTAATGTGATTTTGCTTTGTTGAGggcattttgtttttttagaaaaatctttAGTTGCTAtgtgttttattaattttaaatgcttaatatttataatttacattttgacgaaatatttactaatttatatttataaaagtatatatatttatttcataattgttttaaattgatgaatagaataattaatggttaaatataaatatttaataaaaatggatGTTAAAAGTTTAAACGTTGGAACTTAAGAATCAAATCCacccaaaattcaaattaaaaaaaaaaaaagtgaaatatatGGAAAACAaactaagaaaacaaaattgaaacttgaCCAGATAGATATTTTGAGATGATCTTCGGTTTGCATTACCAtagcaaacaaaaatgaaattagattGGTCAAAATTCATATGAAATCATGATGTTCCATTAgatgttatttaattacttcTAATCTAGATTATTATGTGCCACGGAGACCAGTGTCTCTAAATGCGCGGGGAAGTTATTGATGACACCCCCAACTTATCGACTTCTTTTAAATATGGAACCATATCAAAATCATGACGTTAATCTTCATGGTGCTTCAAGCCCCCACAAAtggcttcttcttccttaatTTCTGCACagcaaaatcattttttctccTCTACTACTCTCTGTAAGTTCTCATCAACTATTACTATCTTCCAATCCCCTTGTTTATTGCCTTTTCCCACTTTCTCTTCTCCTCAACACACAATTCCTTTACTTAGAGTAGGAGATGGAGTTGTACGAGAATTTTCTGCTACCAAAAACCGTAAACCTTCGAGTAAACCTTCTTTTTCGATGACCCAGAAGCTAAACAAAAATGGGACTCCTCATTTAGGGCATGGGAATGAAACTCTTGTTAAGAATTCTGTGGAGGACCTTGTTAATTTAGAGGTGGATGAGAGAACTAGGAAGAGGTTTGAGAAGGGTAAAAACGCTAGGGATAGCTCTCGCTCTGTTAATGGAATGAAAATGGGTGACGGGATTTCTTTCCTTAAGACTAGTACTGATAGTGCTTCATTGAAGGTTTCAAGGGATGGTGGGAAGATTAAGGAAAAGAGGAAGGGAAATCAGGTTGTAGAGGAGAAGGGGAAATTGTTAAAAGGGAATAACGAAACCCCATTTAGAGCAAACTTGGATATGTGCTCGAAGACAGGGGATTTCATCGGGGCAATTAAATTGTATGAATGGGCTCAAAAGGAAGGAATTAACCTGGAGCAATATCATTATGCTGTCATTCTGTATCTTTGTTCCTCAGCAGCTTTAGGTGTTATTCAACCCGCTAAGAGTGGTTATGGTAATCAAACTTCGATTTCCTTAACTTTGTCTAAGGTGGGTTCTTATGAAAATCCCATTATACTGGATGAACAACATTCCACCAAGACTAGCTATGTTTCGAAGGGTGGAAATTATGGAAGAACAGAATTGAGTACTGAAAATGATAGAAGTAACTCGGATGGCATGATGGACAATAAGGAGAACATATTTCATACCAATGGATCTATGGTGCCGAAAGCTTGGATTTTGGATGAGAAAAGCCattctaatattttagtagacgaagattttaaaaaatatgctCTTGAGACGGGATTCGAGATATATGAGAAGATGTGCGCAGAAAATATCCCAATGAATGAAGCAACCTTGACATCTGTGGCCAGAATGGCAATGTCGATGGGTGATGGTGATAAGGCATTTGATATGGTGAAGCAGATGAAGCCATTAGGACTTAATCCTAGATTGCGCTCTTATGGCCCTGCCCTTTCTACTTTCTGCAAAAACGGGAAATTAGAGAAAGCATTTTCAGTTGAGAAGCATATGTTGGAGCATGGTGTCTATCCAGAAGAGCCTGAGT
This genomic interval carries:
- the LOC101210714 gene encoding proteinaceous RNase P 1, chloroplastic/mitochondrial, translated to MASSSLISAQQNHFFSSTTLCKFSSTITIFQSPCLLPFPTFSSPQHTIPLLRVGDGVVREFSATKNRKPSSKPSFSMTQKLNKNGTPHLGHGNETLVKNSVEDLVNLEVDERTRKRFEKGKNARDSSRSVNGMKMGDGISFLKTSTDSASLKVSRDGGKIKEKRKGNQVVEEKGKLLKGNNETPFRANLDMCSKTGDFIGAIKLYEWAQKEGINLEQYHYAVILYLCSSAALGVIQPAKSGYGNQTSISLTLSKVGSYENPIILDEQHSTKTSYVSKGGNYGRTELSTENDRSNSDGMMDNKENIFHTNGSMVPKAWILDEKSHSNILVDEDFKKYALETGFEIYEKMCAENIPMNEATLTSVARMAMSMGDGDKAFDMVKQMKPLGLNPRLRSYGPALSTFCKNGKLEKAFSVEKHMLEHGVYPEEPELAALLRVSINASNAEKVYYLLHKLRTSVRQVLPSTADLIITWFKSKDAARVGKVKLDRKIIKKAIGNGGGGWHGLGWLGRGKWSVSSTNVGKDGLCKSCGEKLATIDLDPIETENFAESVAAIVTQREKNSSFQKFQKWLEYYGPFEAVIDAANVGLFSQRKFAPSKVNLIANGIRQKLPSKKWPLIILHNRRITGRKMEEPVNKTLIEKWKNADALYATPTGSNDDWYWLYAAIKFKCLIVTNDEMRDHTFQLLGNDFFPRWKERHQVHFSFSATGPVFHMPPPCSVVIQESENGHWHVPLASEHSYEEDRKWLCITRGNLQSQMARQEPPRKVKEPQSLLLNKGNLGTRADVDIKKQPSTQVLTKNSSQDNYKSLKQILSAAVFSDKCNLLKEMEAAEKLGGCTIDFQI